A stretch of DNA from Arthrobacter globiformis:
GGTGATGGCGGCAGGCCTGGCCCTTACCCTCACCCAGATGCTGGTGCTGATACTCGCCGGCCTCATCATCTTCACCGGCGGTTTCTTCGCGGCCCACAGCATAGGGGCGGGCTGGACCGGAGCCATCGCCCAGTCAGGCCGGGCACAGGCAGCATCGCTGTACAACCTGGCCTACTACCTCGGTTCCAGCATCCTGGGCTGGGCCGGTGGACTGGTGTTCCAGTCCCTCGGCTGGCCGGCGCTGGCGGCCGCCGTCATCGTCCTGGGCTGCGCGACGGCGGTGATCACCGCCGTCGCACATCCCTCTTCCGGGCGCCAGCGGCGGCAGCGCCAGCCGGACAAGGCAAGCCTGCAGCATCCCTGAATAATTCGCCGCCGAACCGGGCAGAAAACCTGCAGATGTTCGGAAGTGCCCCCTGCCTCTGAATGTCTTTGGCAACATTGGCGCCGCTAAGATGAACGGAGAACACTTCAGGAGGATCCGTGAGCAGCAACCCGAAGAATATTCGGCCGCCGGCGGGGCACGAGCCGCTGGACGCCATCGATGAGCGGCTGCTGGCGGCTTTGGTGGACGATGCCCGGATATCCAACAAGCAGCTGGCCGAGCTCGTAGGCATCGCCCCCTCCACCGCACTCATGCGCACCCGAGCTCTGTCGGACCGGGGCATCATCCAGGGATTTGAAGCGAAACTTAGCCTTTCCGCGATTGGCCGGTCCGTACAGGCCCTGATCGCCGTCCGGCTCCGCGCCCACGACCGGGAGCAGATCGACCGGTTCACCTCCCGCGTCCCCAAGCTGCCCGCCGTGCTGTCAACCTTCCACACGTCGGGCTCGGTCGACTATCTGCTGCACATCGCCGTCGCCACCACGGAGGACCTGCGGGACTGGGTCCTGGACAACCTGGCCACCGACCCCGTGGTGGGGCACACCGAAACCACATTGGTGTTCGACCACATGCAGGGCAACCACGGGCCGCTGCCGGAACAGGACTGACCGGGCACCGGGGCGACCGGCCACCGGGACAACCAGCCCTGCGCCGGGACCGGCCCGGCGCTGCCTAGCGGCGGGGAAGCAGCAGGCCCGAGTGGGCTGCCCCGAGGACATCTCCACGCAACAGGCTCAATTCGTCGCGGCGCCGCGCGGCGTCCCGCTGCTGCCGGACGGCTTCCTCCGGAACAACCCGGCGCCGTTCCGCCCATTCCACCAGGCCGGCGCCGATGCGGACGGCAACGGCTTCCAAGATGGAGGCACGGCGGTAGCCGGGGATGGGCTGGTTGACCGATAGAGCGCTCATCGCTCTTTCCTTTCGGAGCTCATTGACTGTTCTGTGTTGTGTGACTCCGCCTCGGCGGGGTACTGGGTCTTGCGCTGGCCGCGGGTGCCTGCGGATGCCGGGACACCGAGGATGGGGAAGGCATTGAAGTGGATCTGGACCGGCCGGGCGCCCTCCTGGTCCCCCTCGCCGCGGATCTCCTCCAGCAGCCGGTAGGAGAAGGCCTCCATGGCCCGCGTGTAGGCGCCCAGCTGCTCCTCGTTCATCCGCACATTGGCGGTGCTTACGGTGGCGGCCTCCAGCCAGTCGCGGTCCAGGGTGTCCGCGCCGTGCGCCATAAAGTGGGAGAGCACGGCCTGGCGGCGGAGTTCGAATTCCCGGTTTACCAGCCGCGACGCTTCCTGGGTGGCGGGGGAACTGGCGAGCTCAGGCGACGAAACCTCAATGGCGCCGCGCGGCCGCTCCCACCACCGCTCCCGTGCAGTGCCTTTGCCCTCCACCTCCCGAACGAAGTCGTGCTTGGCCAGCTGGCGCAGGTGATAGCTCGTGGAACCGCTGGATTCCCCGAGCAGCTCGCCGAGGCTGCACGCCGTCTGCGCACCGTACCGGGAAAGCATCTCCAGGATCTGGACTCGCAGCGGGTGCGCGAGGGCTTTGAGGGAGGCCGGATCCATCTTCCGGACGGGGAACGGCAGATCCTGCACGTCGGGGGCTTCAGAGTTCGGCTTAGTGGCCATACCGCAAGGCTACTCTTGCAAAGATTTCTTTGCAATGATTGTTTTGCAACCAGTTCTTTGCAACCGTTTCTTTGCCCGGCGAGGCCCGTACCTCCGCGGCGTGTACCGCCCGCTGCTTCGAGGGCGCTGCTATCGGCGGAGGCTGCGGCGCCAGGTGATCGCTGCGAGCAGCCCCGCCGCGCACGCGCAGGCTGTCACGAATCCGGCGACGGCCGCGTCGAGCCCGTAGGCCGCCGTCGCGAGACCCAGCCCCACCACCGGGACGGCACTTCCGAGGTAGGTGATCACATAAACGGTGCTGATGATCTGGGCGTGCCGGGACGCCTCCACCTTGCCCGCCACGTCGTTGAAAACGGTCCGGAAGGCGACGCCCTGGCCGGCGCCTGCGGCCACGCTCGCGGCAACCAGCAGCCACGGGTTTCCGGCGGCAGCCGCGGCCGCGAGGAGCGCCACCGCGCCGCCCAGCACCGCCAGCCCCGCCGGCACAGCGAACCTGCTCCGCACCGCGATCAGCTGGCTCAGGGCGGACGATCCCAGCGTCAGCCCGGCCAGCAGGCCGATCAGCGGCCGCGAATCAGTGCCAAGGATCGTCGCGAAATAACCCGGGGCGAGGGACAGGCAGAAGCCGAAGACGGCAAAGCTCAGGAAGCCGACGGCCGCCGCCAGCCAGAATGCACCCCGGGCCTCGCGGGACACCGTGGGCCGGCGCGGTGCCAGCGCCTTCAGCGGGCGGGGGCCGGCGGCAGGCTTGATGGCGGGACGGGCCCGCAGCAGGTACAGCGGAACCAGCAGGACGGCCAGGACAAGTGAATGGATGAGGTACGGCGTGGTGGTGGAGCCCGGCAGGAGGGAGAGGATCCCTCCGATCGCGGGCCCCGCCGCCACTCCCCCGGCCGAGGCCAGCAGCGTGAAACGGGAGGCCCACCCTGGGCGCTCCGGCAGCAGTTCACGCAGTGCCGCCGAGCTGGCCCCGGTGGCCAGGGCGACGGCGACACCCTGGAGCGCCCGCCCACCGCACAGCCCGGCAAGACTGTCCGCGTTCGCAAAGACCAGGCCACCGGCAAGCCCCGTCAGCACGGCAAGGACGAGGGCCGCACGGCGCCCGATGTGGTCGGACCAGTGCCCCGCGAGGATGAGCGTGGCCACGAGCGCCAGGACGTAGGCGGCGAACGCGACAGTAATGCCCAGGGAACCGATGCCCAGCCGCACCTGCAGCAGCGGATACAGCGGGGTCGCCAGGTTCGCACCCACCAGGAGCGTGAAAATGACGACGCCGGCCATGGCCAGCCGTGCGGTGGTGGACGCATCCCAGCCCAAGCGGGTGGCCGCAGCCGGACGCATTCGAAGTTCGCTAAAGACGGTCATGCCCGTGCCCTTGCCTGTGTGTCCGCGGAACCTGCCCCTTGTGGGGGCTGCTCGCGCGGATGGAATCTTGGTACCTAAAGAATGCGGCAGGAGTGAGTACCCACGCGTCATTCTGTGGGAATATTGAGCAAAACCATCAATCTTTGGCCGGATTCATGAACCGGAGTGACGATTTGAACACCTTGGACCCCACGGATCTGAAGATCCTGCTCGAGCTGATCCGCGACCCCCGCGTCCAGATCGGCGAGCTGAGCGAAAAACTCGGCATTGCGCGGAACACTGCCCAGTCACGCGTGCGCCGGATGCTGCGCTCCGGCATCCTGCACGACGGCGGCCGTGAGATCGACCTCGAAGCGGTGGGATACGACGTCGTCGCCTTTGTGACGATTGAAGTGACGCACCGGGAGCTCGACGGCGTGATCGCCGCTTTGCGGCTGATTCCGCAGGTCCTCGAAGTGCACGAGATCTCCGGCCGGGGCGACGTCTGGTGCCGGGTGGTGGCCACGGACACGCAGAATCTTCAGGGCGCGCTGCGTTCGATCCTGCGCATCAAGGGCGTGATCCGCACCGAAACGGTGCTGGCCCTCCATACGCACATCCCGTACCGGACCGAGCCGCTGATCAGCCGCCTCGTTCAATCGTCTCCGGGGCCTGCGCCCCTCCGGCCGGAATAGGATTCGAGCATGGACTGGCTCTCTTATTTCTTTCAGGTCAACTGGCTTGCCGTGCTTCTTGCCTTCGCCGCGAGCATGGCCATCGGCTTCGTCTGGTACCTGCCCGCTGTGCTCGGCAGGCGGTGGATGGAGGCCGTGGGCACGACGGAGGAGGACCTCAGGAACACCGATGGCGGCGCCGGAATCTGGGTTCCCATGATGGCAGCTGCAGCCCTGACAGCCATCCTGCTCGCAGTTCTGATCAGCAAGCTCGGACTCGACGACGCGCTGGCCGGCGGATCGTTCGCTTGTGTGCTGGCAGTGGTGTTCCGCGTAGGCGGCCACGTAATCCACAACGGGTTCGCCGGACGCCCTGCCGCGGTGACGCTCATCGACTCCGGCCACGATGTCCTCGCTGTGACAGCCGCCGGAGTCATCATCGGCGCGATGTCCTGACCCGACGCGATGTCCTGACCCAAATAGACGGAGACCTGCAGACTGTGACCATTATCGATAACGCCGTCTACGTCGACGGGGTCCGCACCGCGGAGCCCGGAAACCTGGAACAGACGTTTGAAACCCTGGGCAGCCACGGCGGAATGGCCTGGATCGGACTGTACCGTCCCTCACAAGCCGAGATGGCCGCCGTCGCCGCGGAGTTTGGCCTCCACGAGCTGGCCGTCGAGGACGCTGTATCGGCCCACCAACGGCCAAAGCTGGAGCGCTACGGGGCCAGCCTTTTCACTGTTCTAAGGCCCGCCCGGTACCGCGATGACACCGAAACCGTGGAATTCGGCGAGCTCCATATATTCGTTGGCACGAACTTCGTGGTGACCGTCCGGCATGCCGAGATGTCCGGCGTCGGCCAGGTACGCCGCCGCTTGGAGTCCAGGCCGGATCTCCTCCGCCACGGACCGCCGGCGGTACTGTACGCATTGCTGGACCAGGTGGTGGACGACTACGCCCCGGTGGTTGCCGGGCTGGAAAACGACATCGACGAAATCGAAGACCAGCTGTTTTCCGGGGATTCCGCGGTGTCCCGCCGCATCTATGAACTCGCCCGCGAGGTCATCCAGTTCCAGCGGGCCATCCATCCGCTGCCCGCCATGATGCAGCAGCTCAACGAGGGATTTGACGACTTTGCTGCCGACGCCGAGCTCCAGCACAATCTCCGGGACGTCGAGGACCACGTGGAGCGGGTGATTTCGCGGGCTGATTCATTCCGTGACCTCCTGCAGAACGCGCTGACCCTGGACGGCACTCTCACCGCCAACCGGCAGAACGAGGCGAGCGCGCAGCAGAACGAACAGGTAAAAAAGATCTCGTCCTGGGCGGCCATCTTCTTCGCCCCGTCGTTCGTGGCCGGCGTTTACGGCATGAACTTTGACCATATGCCGGAGCTGCACTGGGCCTACGGCTATCCCATGGCGATGCTGCTGATGGCCGCCACAGCAGCGCTGATGTACCTCATCTTCAAGCGGAAGGGCTGGCTTTGATGGCCGGGTTTCACCGCGGCCTGGTCATCACGCCCGGCACGGAACGGCAATTGGGCGCCTGCGGGCTCTTCAGGCCTTCCCCTTCCCAGCGGGACGTGCTGTCCCTGCCCGCCGGTCCGCTGCCGGTCAAAGGTGCCGACCCGGACATGCTGTGGGCCAGCTTTGCCGAGCTGTGCGCCGGGGATCTGTCGACGGCGGACTATCTTCTGCTGGCGGAGACGTTCCCGGCCTGGGTGGTGGACGGCATACCTTCACCTTCTGCAGAGTCCGCTGCCAGCCCGGCTGACTGGCAGCGGTTCCTGGCGTTGCTGGACGTCCTCCACGACCGGGACATCACTCCGTTCCTCATTACGCCGGTCCTGTTTAGCAGCCTCTCTGGTGCGCTCGGCGGCGGCGCTCCTGGGGAACTGGCCGCCGTGCTGTCACGCATAGGAGAGCGGCTCTCGGTGCTTCGCAGGATCGAGTCGGACGAAGAGTTGGCGGATGAGCAGTCCGGCGGCTGCTAACAACAGCCGTAACCCTGCCGTCCCGAGCCGGTTGTGTCTGCTTACAATCGATTGACATCAACTACTGAGGGAATCATGAAGAAACTCACTACCGCCCTGCTTGCCGCCGGGTTCGTCCTCTCCGCTTCCGCCTGCGCTGCACCGCAGCTCACCACCGCACAAACCTGCGACCGGATCAGGACGGTTGTCTCGAACCCCACGAACTCCGTCGGCAAGACCGGCATGACCCGCCTGGCCAACCAGATCCGCCCCATCGAGGCGGTGTCCTCGGACGAGCTGCGCCCGGCGCTGCAGGCCATCCTGGAATACACGGACGAGTCCGCTAAGGAAACGCCGGATGAGGCGAAGCTCACCGAACTGAAGACCGGCTACGAGCAAGCCGGCAGTACCTACAGCAGGTTCTGCGGCGGCCAGTAGCCCGCTTCTCCTACACGTCTGGCGGCCACGGGCGGGGCACTCCTCCTGCCCTTGGCCGCCTTTTGCGTTGGCAAAACAAGGCTGCCCTTGCAAGATGCGGGCAGAATCCGGCTCTGCCCCGCTTTTCCTGATACCGCAGCTGCAGCCCCAAGCTTGGGAAAACCTTGGGCGTGCAGCGTCCAACCCCGCACCCAAGGGGTAAAAGCGAAGTCTGACTCTCAGGTTGCTCCGGCGTTTCATAACGTGCAGGCCGCAGACTGTTCCTGTCCCTGAAGCAGAAGGTAGCCGCGAACCGTCGCTTCAGAACAGCCGGGTCCGGAACGCATTCCCCCCATGTACTCCGGACCCGGCGGACAATTACCTCACGAACTCTTGATCCGAACCTGCGATGACAGTGTCAGGTTCTTGAGCTGTGTCCCGGACCATTTCATTGAGACTCGCAGGACGGCGTGGACAAATGGATGAGGTGGCTGCATGGCGGAGGAGGACCCGGACTCGGGCCAGGACCTTCCGGTACTGGATGACGGCACGCTGCAGGACCTCACGGAGGAAGCCGGGGAGGAGGTAGCGCAGAAGTTCATGGAGGAGTATCTGGTGATGCTCCCCGTGCGGGCCGCCAGGATCTTCAAGGGCCTCACCCGCGGCGATACAGACACGACCCTCGAGGCCATCATCAGCCTGAGGGCCAGCTCAGGGATGGCCGGCGCACAGCGGCTCGAAGCCTACTGCCGCAGCCTTGAGAGCGCGCTGAAGCACGGGCACAACCCGGACATGACGGCAGTGAAGGCAGTACTGTTCGCCAACATCCGGCAGGTAGTCCGGGAAGCATCCAGGCGTGGCCATCTGCCGCCTAAATCCCACGGAACTTCGGGTCCTTGAGCTGCAGCCGCGCATCCCCCACCCTGCGCCGCAGCAGATGCAGCGAAAACTGCTGGACAATTTTCTTGATCCAGTATTGATCAGTTGCCGATATGCCCTTGAGACACGTGGAGGAGAGTCAGCAGGAGCGGTACCCAGACAGGAATCCGGAACGAATTCCGGCGGGAGCAAAGGAGTCCAGCAATGACAGTCCGGCCAGCGACGAACAGCACCAACGAGGTCTCCGAAGACGAGCCCGCGACTGCGTTCACGCCTGATGCCCAACTCCGTCGACTGCCATATCGGAGGCAGCTCCCGCGTCCAAGCAGCGGAAGCTGAACCTCCCTGAGGTCTTCCCCGTATACCCATTCGTCTGAGCATTAGTCCTGACGCGGTGTGGGGGCCGGCGGCGGCTGGGGGGAGTTGCCTACTCTCGGAGGCACTCGCCGCCACCGGCCGAATACAGTCTCTCTCGGAAAGCCGGCTCGCACCCGAGTAGCCCGTACCTGAATCCGGCCCCTTTCCACCACTCGGCTCCGCAGGCGGGGCTGTCGGCATTTCCATGGGATGTCGCCGGGATGCAAAAAACACCCCGGTCCGAAGACCGGGGTGTAACTGTGGAGCTAAGGGGATTCGAACCCCTGACCTCTTCGATGCGAACGAAGCGCTCTACCAACTGAGCTATAACCCCGTGGCGCCGTTTCCCGGAGGAACTTCAACGCCGGTTTCCCTAGGCTACAAATTTTCTTGCCGGTTTGCCAACCAGGCCTCAAATGTCGTCTGTCCGTAACGCTGTTCGGGCGCCAGGTTCTTTCCATCACGCAGAAATCTTCCCATCTGTCCGGGCAGCGGCAGTTCGGTCACGAGGCCCCTGGCGCCGGTTATCCGTTTCCAGACGCCGGCCAGCGATCCCATGCTCAGCACCTCCGGCCCACCGATTGTCTGCACCGCGTGGGAGTCACTGGTCGGCGGTTCCAGTGCGGCTTCCAGCAGCGCCGCCGCAACGTCGGACGGGGCGATCGGCTGGAACCAGGCACCTTTGATCACCGGTACGAGGCCAACGCGGGAACCCGCACCGAAAATCCCCGCCACCAGGCTGTGGAACTGCGTTGCCCGCACTGTGCGCGTTTCGAGCGGCGACCTCGCGTATACGCGCTCTTTGTCCGCCTTTGACCGGTAATACGTGAGGGCGCTTTGGTCGCAGTTAACGATGGATAGCTGTACGGCCCTGGCCACGCCAGCCGCCGCGGCTTCGCCCAGCAGCAGCGCGCCGCCGGCCGCATAGTGCCTGAGTGCTTTGCCGGTCCGCGCTTCAAGGCAATCGATGACGACGTCGGCACCCGCCAGCGCTTCCGGCACCCCTCCTCCGGTGGTGACATCCGCGCGGAAGTACGTGGCGCCGTCGTAATACTCCCGGGCACCCGGGCACGGCGGGTTCCGAGTCAAAACGGCGACGGCGTGCCCCAGTCCAAGCGCCTGGCGCACCACTTCACGGCCGGCCTCACCAGTGCCGCCGGCCACGCAGATTCGAGTCATCCCTGCGCCGCCTAGGCCGGCACGGATGCCCGGCTACGCGCGGCGGCGCTGCAGGACGTCATCAAGGTTGCTCAGCGCGCTCTGGGCCTTGGTCAGCGGCTTAGCGGGCGAGGCATTGGGGGAGGCTACAGGAGGTGCGGCGGCCGTACCCTGCTTGAGTGAAGGCTTGCCCACGGACTTCGGCGCCTCGGGCAACGCCAAGGGCTCGGGCGCGGGACGCTCGGCTTTGGCCGCTTCAACGTATGTCGGCTTGGGAACCTCCACCGGATCCCAGCTGGATTCAGGCGAGGCTGCCGGCCCCTGCACAGGGGCCGCGGCGCTTTCGTCGCCGGCCGCGAGGGCAACTGCCAGTGCCGCCTCGCGCAGTTCGACTGCCGTGAGGGGCTTGGGCTTCGGCGTCTCCGCCTCGGCGTCGAAGAGGGCGCTTTCACGGGGCTTCACAGGCTCCGGGGCGGGTGCCACCTTCTCGGGGTGCTCGACGGACGATTCCCGGCTGACGGCCGAGCCCATGGCCGCCCGGAAGGCGGCGCTGACTTTCCTGCGCCGGTCACGGACGGCAAGCCGCCGCAAAACCACGACGGCGGCAACACCGGCCAGGAACGCCACGGCCGGAACCCAGGGGTTGCCGAGCCCAAACAGCCGCAGGACTCCGGCCACAATCGCCGTCAGGAAGGACAGCAAGCCGACGAAAGCGATGGCCGTCCGCCCGTAGCGGATCCGAAAAACACCGGCCCCCTGGGCGGCAGGCCTATTGCCGGACGGACCCGGGGTGAGGCCTGTTGCTGGTTCGCTGCTCTTCCTGGTGTCCATGCGTTTCTCCTGCTGGGCGGCCATATACACGATCGTCCCGGCTTGCGGGTTTGCAGTTTCGGCGTCGGCGTTTTCCAACGTCAGGTCACCGGCAGCCTGGAACTGATGCCGGCCGTTGCGGAGCACGTAAGGGGCAACCCAAACGATCCAGAGCGCAACAGCAGCCACAAGGATGACTGAGCTGCTAAGGGGGAAGTCCACACACAAAACCGTATGAGGAATGTTGGGGCTGTTGTGGCATTCGTCTCGGTGTGTCGCGGCCGAGCTTCAAATCATTGGACTTATGCACAGAACCCGGCCCTGACCAGCGGCTCCGCCGGTCAGCGGTCAGGCGGGCCTGACCCGCAGCCAGCGGCTGAGGAGGCCTTCCGGAACTTCCTCTGAAGTCAGGGCGAAGGAGCGGTGGTCTGCCCATTCCCCATTGATGTGCAGGTACCGCGGACGGTAGCCCTCGTCCCGGAAGCCCAGCTTTTCCACGACCCGCAGGCTGGGTCCGTTTTCGGGACGGATGTTGATCTCCATCCGGTGCAAGGCCAAGAGTCCGGAAGCAGTGATCGGTCGCCATCGCCACCGCCGTGGGAGCGATCCCGTGCCCGGCCCGCGCCTGATCCACCCAGTAGCCAAGCGTCGCCATCAGGGCTGACCCCCACACAATGGAGGAGACCGTCAGCTGTCCCACGATGACGGGGTCACGGTGCCCGGGTGTCCACTCCGCGATCACAAAGGGCAGCGCCGTGGCCTGGGCCGCCTGCGTGTTAAGTGACCTGACCATCTGGCGGTAATCCGGCAGGGAGCCGCCCGGGATCGGATTGGAGGCTTCCCAGGGCGCCAGCCAGTCGCTGTTGCGGGAACGGACCTCAGTCCACTCCTTCCGGTCCCGGTACCTGATCGGCCGCAGGACAAGGTCCCCGCACTCCAGCGTGACCGGCCAGATGTGGCTGACCCTCATGAAGGGTTACTTGGACAGACGGGCGGCAACTTCCGGAAGCCAGGCACGCAGACCGGGTCCGAGGTCGTCGCTGTCGATGGCGAGCTCCACGCAGGCCTTGAGGTAGCTGAGCTTGTCTCCGGTGTCGTAACGGCGGCCGCGGAAAACCACACCGTACACACCGCCGCCTTCACCGTCCCGGCTGGCCAGCTCCTGCAGGGCGTCCGTCAGCTGGATCTCGCCGCCGCGGCCGGGTTCGGTCTTTTCCAGCACATCGAAGACATCGGGGTGGAGCACATAGCGGCCAATGACAGCCAGGTTGGAGGGCGCCTCGTCGACGTCCGGCTTCTCCACCAGCTTGTTGATCCGGACGAAGCTTTCGCCATCAATTGCGGAGATGTCCGCGC
This window harbors:
- a CDS encoding Lrp/AsnC family transcriptional regulator, which produces MSSNPKNIRPPAGHEPLDAIDERLLAALVDDARISNKQLAELVGIAPSTALMRTRALSDRGIIQGFEAKLSLSAIGRSVQALIAVRLRAHDREQIDRFTSRVPKLPAVLSTFHTSGSVDYLLHIAVATTEDLRDWVLDNLATDPVVGHTETTLVFDHMQGNHGPLPEQD
- the corA gene encoding magnesium/cobalt transporter CorA, translating into MTIIDNAVYVDGVRTAEPGNLEQTFETLGSHGGMAWIGLYRPSQAEMAAVAAEFGLHELAVEDAVSAHQRPKLERYGASLFTVLRPARYRDDTETVEFGELHIFVGTNFVVTVRHAEMSGVGQVRRRLESRPDLLRHGPPAVLYALLDQVVDDYAPVVAGLENDIDEIEDQLFSGDSAVSRRIYELAREVIQFQRAIHPLPAMMQQLNEGFDDFAADAELQHNLRDVEDHVERVISRADSFRDLLQNALTLDGTLTANRQNEASAQQNEQVKKISSWAAIFFAPSFVAGVYGMNFDHMPELHWAYGYPMAMLLMAATAALMYLIFKRKGWL
- a CDS encoding SDR family oxidoreductase, translated to MTRICVAGGTGEAGREVVRQALGLGHAVAVLTRNPPCPGAREYYDGATYFRADVTTGGGVPEALAGADVVIDCLEARTGKALRHYAAGGALLLGEAAAAGVARAVQLSIVNCDQSALTYYRSKADKERVYARSPLETRTVRATQFHSLVAGIFGAGSRVGLVPVIKGAWFQPIAPSDVAAALLEAALEPPTSDSHAVQTIGGPEVLSMGSLAGVWKRITGARGLVTELPLPGQMGRFLRDGKNLAPEQRYGQTTFEAWLANRQENL
- a CDS encoding DUF1761 domain-containing protein; the protein is MDWLSYFFQVNWLAVLLAFAASMAIGFVWYLPAVLGRRWMEAVGTTEEDLRNTDGGAGIWVPMMAAAALTAILLAVLISKLGLDDALAGGSFACVLAVVFRVGGHVIHNGFAGRPAAVTLIDSGHDVLAVTAAGVIIGAMS
- a CDS encoding Lrp/AsnC family transcriptional regulator yields the protein MNTLDPTDLKILLELIRDPRVQIGELSEKLGIARNTAQSRVRRMLRSGILHDGGREIDLEAVGYDVVAFVTIEVTHRELDGVIAALRLIPQVLEVHEISGRGDVWCRVVATDTQNLQGALRSILRIKGVIRTETVLALHTHIPYRTEPLISRLVQSSPGPAPLRPE
- a CDS encoding MFS transporter, with protein sequence MTVFSELRMRPAAATRLGWDASTTARLAMAGVVIFTLLVGANLATPLYPLLQVRLGIGSLGITVAFAAYVLALVATLILAGHWSDHIGRRAALVLAVLTGLAGGLVFANADSLAGLCGGRALQGVAVALATGASSAALRELLPERPGWASRFTLLASAGGVAAGPAIGGILSLLPGSTTTPYLIHSLVLAVLLVPLYLLRARPAIKPAAGPRPLKALAPRRPTVSREARGAFWLAAAVGFLSFAVFGFCLSLAPGYFATILGTDSRPLIGLLAGLTLGSSALSQLIAVRSRFAVPAGLAVLGGAVALLAAAAAAGNPWLLVAASVAAGAGQGVAFRTVFNDVAGKVEASRHAQIISTVYVITYLGSAVPVVGLGLATAAYGLDAAVAGFVTACACAAGLLAAITWRRSLRR
- a CDS encoding 2-nitropropane dioxygenase, encoding MSALSVNQPIPGYRRASILEAVAVRIGAGLVEWAERRRVVPEEAVRQQRDAARRRDELSLLRGDVLGAAHSGLLLPRR
- the zapE gene encoding AFG1/ZapE family ATPase, which translates into the protein MAGFHRGLVITPGTERQLGACGLFRPSPSQRDVLSLPAGPLPVKGADPDMLWASFAELCAGDLSTADYLLLAETFPAWVVDGIPSPSAESAASPADWQRFLALLDVLHDRDITPFLITPVLFSSLSGALGGGAPGELAAVLSRIGERLSVLRRIESDEELADEQSGGC
- a CDS encoding ArsR/SmtB family transcription factor encodes the protein MATKPNSEAPDVQDLPFPVRKMDPASLKALAHPLRVQILEMLSRYGAQTACSLGELLGESSGSTSYHLRQLAKHDFVREVEGKGTARERWWERPRGAIEVSSPELASSPATQEASRLVNREFELRRQAVLSHFMAHGADTLDRDWLEAATVSTANVRMNEEQLGAYTRAMEAFSYRLLEEIRGEGDQEGARPVQIHFNAFPILGVPASAGTRGQRKTQYPAEAESHNTEQSMSSERKER